The Salvia splendens isolate huo1 unplaced genomic scaffold, SspV2 ctg729, whole genome shotgun sequence nucleotide sequence CATCAAGCTTAATGAATTAATATATGATATCTTAAACATGAGAAATAAATTAATCTGAATTTGAATGGCAAGTCAATATTGATTATGATCGTAATGGAATACTATTATATATAGCACGTATGAGTGTTGGAATATTGATCTTTTTCTAGATGATATAATGTATTAATTGAATAACATTGAAATTGAGTAAGCCACAAACTTATGTGATGAATAACattgaaattgaaaatgaaatgcTACTTACAAATTAAGATTTCCCTTTACGTGTAAAACTCGTTTCACAAAAATCAGACCATTCATCCACCCATTCTACGTTGTCTCATTGTTATCTCTCCTTAAATTTTCTCCATCTTGATCCAGATCTCGTATTCATCGTCATCAAACAATACATGCATATTGTCATAttgtagagagggagagaatgGCGGTGGTGTCACCATTAGCAAAATACAAGCTCGTGTTTCTGGGCGATCAGTCGGTCGGAAAAACCAGCATCATCACCCGTTTCATGTACGATAAATTCGATACAACCTATCAGGTATACACACAttgataaaattttataaatttgtatgttttttttatttttaaattgttttgaTGTGATTTTTGAATATATACATGTAGGCTACAATTGGCATAGATTTCTTGTCCAAAACAATGTACCTTGAAGATCGAACAGTTCGCTTGCAGCTTTGGTAACCCCTTTATGCATGTTTTGTTTGAATTgtaataaaatgttaaaacaattgattttattattttacgaTAAACTACTAAAACGCGATGTATGAAATTACTAAAACACGACGTATGAATTATAGGGATACTGCTGGACAAGAAAGATTTAGAAGTCTAATTCCGAGCTACATTAGGGATTCTTCAGTAGCTGTGATTGCCTACGATGTTGCTAGTAAGCAATTCTTGGTTTACTTTGAATAACAGTATGTTTCTTGATTGATTATTGTAAAATACTAacttatatgtatatatatgcagACAGACAGTCATTTTTGAACACTTCAAAGTGGATTGAGGAAGTAAGAACAGAACGTGGCGGTGATGTGATTATCGTTCTAGTCGGAAATAAAAC carries:
- the LOC121791120 gene encoding ras-related protein RABH1e-like; translated protein: MAVVSPLAKYKLVFLGDQSVGKTSIITRFMYDKFDTTYQATIGIDFLSKTMYLEDRTVRLQLWDTAGQERFRSLIPSYIRDSSVAVIAYDVANRQSFLNTSKWIEEVRTERGGDVIIVLVGNKTDLVDKRQVSIEEGDIKARESGVMFVETSAKAGFNIKPLFRKIAAALPGMEALSSAKHDDMVDVNLKATANGGQNEQQGGCAC